GTCCAGGCACAGCACGAGGCCCCCGTCCACCGGACGGGGGCCTCGTGCTGTCGGGCCGGGGTCAGACGCAGTCGCGGCAGATCATGTTCTTCTCGTCCGCGAGCTGGCTGCGGTGGTGGACCAGGAAGCAGCTCATGCAGGTGAACTCGTCCTCCTGGCGCGGCTTGACCTCCACCGAGAGCTCCTCGTTGGACAGGTCGGCGCCGGGCAGCTCGAAGGACTCGGCCGCCTCGGTCTCGTCCTCGTCGACCTTGCCGGAGTTCTTGTCGTGGCGGCGAGCCTTGAGCTCCTCGATGCTCTCCTCGCTCGACTCGTCGTCGGTCTTGCGCGGGGCGTCGTAGTCAGTAGCCATGGTTGGTTCTCTCCCGTGGTGGGTGGGGCATCCCACCGTCGTGTGCGTCTCAGGTGCGTCCGAGGGTGTTCGCGGGCCCGGACCGACCCCCTCGGCACGGTTCCGCTCGCGAAGCGGATTGTGCACCATCGACCCAAGAAATGCAGCACCGGGTCTCATGCCTGGTGACACGTGGTCCAGGTGCTGGCGCCAGGCGTGCGGTGCCCTACCCGCGTGGGGATGAACCACCGGCGAGGAAGCCGCATTCCCGCGCCAGCGCGACCATCTCGTCGTACGACGACGCGGGCGCGGCGACCACGCAGTCCGTGCCGCCGGCACCGGGGTGGTGACCGACCCGCGCCCCTGCCTCCTGGGCCACGAGCCCGCCGGCGGCGTGGTCCCAGAGGTTGAGCCCCTCCTCGAGGTAGGCGTCGGCCGCACCTTCGGCGACCGCACACAGCTCGAGCGCCGCGGATCCCTGTCGGCGGATGTCGCGCACCCGCCCGAGGAGGGAGGCGACGGCCCGGCCCTGCAGCACCCGGCGCTCGGGCTCGTAGCTGAACCCGGTCAGGACGAGCCGCTCGGGCATCGGCGGCACCGCCCGGACCCGCAGCGGGCGGCCGTCGCGCGTCGCGCCGTGCCCGAGGGCCGCGGTGTAGCTGGTGCCCGTGAAGACGTTGACCACAGCCCCGGCGACCACGGTGCCGTCCTCCTGCGCGGCGATGCTGACCGCGACGGAGGGCAGGCCGTAGAGGAAGTTGACCGTGCCGTCGATCGGGTCGACCACCCAGGAGACCCCGCCGGCCTCGGTGGGGTCGGCGCTGCTCCCCTCCTCGCCGACGAAGCCGTCGCCGGGGCGGAGCGCGGCCAGCCGGTCGCGCAGGAGCCGCTCGACCTCGCGGTCGGTCTCGGTCACCACGTCGGTGTCGGAGGACTTGGTGGCCGCCACCGACACCCCCTCCTCGCGGCGCCGGCGAGCCAGCTCGGCCGCCTCGAGGGCGAGCCGCTCGGCGAGCCCGCGCAGCTCCTGGCGGTCGGCGCCCGCCATCAGTCCGACCCGCAGCAGGCGGGACGCTGGGCGCGCGGGTTGGCGCAGCAGCCCGCCGGGCAGACGTCCCAGCTCGGGCCGAGGGAGCCCAGCGCCGGCCGCTCGGGGGCCTCCCCCCGCTCGACCGCCGCCCGCTCGAGGAGCAGGTCGCCGACGACCGCGACGAACCTCGGGTCGATGCCGGCGGTGGCGGCGCGGACGAACCCGATGCCGGCCTCCTTGGCGGCCTCCGCCGCCTCGGTGTCGAGGTCGTAGATGACCTCCATGTGGTCGGCGATGAAGCCGATCGGCACCACCACCACGGCCGGCACGCCCTCCTTGGCCAGCTCGCCGATGCGGTCGCCGACGTCGGGCTCGAGCCACGGCACCTGCGGGGGGCCGGACCGGGAGCAGAACACCAGCTCGTGGCGGACCCGGCTGCCGGTCTCACGGCGGACCCGGTCGGCGACGAGCTGGGCCACCGACCGGTGCTGGTCGACGTACGCCCCACCGAGGCGCTC
This genomic window from Nocardioides marmoribigeumensis contains:
- a CDS encoding inositol monophosphatase family protein; translated protein: MAGADRQELRGLAERLALEAAELARRRREEGVSVAATKSSDTDVVTETDREVERLLRDRLAALRPGDGFVGEEGSSADPTEAGGVSWVVDPIDGTVNFLYGLPSVAVSIAAQEDGTVVAGAVVNVFTGTSYTAALGHGATRDGRPLRVRAVPPMPERLVLTGFSYEPERRVLQGRAVASLLGRVRDIRRQGSAALELCAVAEGAADAYLEEGLNLWDHAAGGLVAQEAGARVGHHPGAGGTDCVVAAPASSYDEMVALARECGFLAGGSSPRG
- a CDS encoding DUF4193 domain-containing protein, coding for MATDYDAPRKTDDESSEESIEELKARRHDKNSGKVDEDETEAAESFELPGADLSNEELSVEVKPRQEDEFTCMSCFLVHHRSQLADEKNMICRDCV